CCGCGGTGGCCGCAGCGCACACGCCGCAAGCGAGGACTGCGGCAGACAGGAATGGCTTCATGGGGAACTCCTTGACGGGAACAAAAAAGGGAATGGAACGGTGCAGGTGCCCAGGCACTTTAGGAACTCGGTGCGGCTTTGAACAATTCATTCGGCAGCATGGGCCATGACGAAAAGTTATGCCATCCGCATCGGCCAGGGGGTCCCCATGCAATCTTCGCGCCCGGCGCCGGCGCATAACTTCCCGGCATGCCTGCCCCGCGGTTTGGCATTGTTCAAAGGCCGCGCCCGTCCCTAGAGTGCCCAGGACGGACAACCAACGGGAATCGAGCGATATGGATGCATGTGTGATGGGTGCGGGCATCGTGGGCCTGGCCACGGCCTACGCGCTGCAGCGCCAGGGGATGCGCGTCACGGTGATCGACCAGGGCCCCGTGGGCGGCGGCGCCAGCGGCGGCAATGGCGCACAGCTGAGCTACAGCTACGTGCAGCCCCTGGCCGACCCCAGCCTGTGGGCGCAACTGCCCAAGCTGCTGCTGTCGCGCGAATCGCCGCTGCAGGTGCGACTGCAGCGGGACCCGCACCAGTGGCGCTGGGCCCTGCAGTTTCTGGCGGCCTGCAACGGCGCCACCTCGCGTAGCACCACAGCGCAACTGCTCGCGCTGGCGGCCCGCAGCCGCGCCGGGTTCGAAGCCATGCGCGCCCGCGAGGCGCTGGAATGCGACTTCTCCAGCACCGGCAAGCTCGTGCTGTACGGCACGCGCGATGGCCTGGCCGCGGCCGAGCGGCAGATGGAACTGCAGCGGGCCTGGGGCAGCGAGCAGGCCTCGGTGTCCCCCCAGCGCTGCGTGGAACTGGAACCGGCGCTCGCCCACCATGCGCCCCACATTGCCGGCGCGATCCACACGCCCAGCGAGTGCGCGGCCGATTGCCAGAAGGTGTGCGATGGGCTGCATGCCCTGCTGGCCCAGCGCGGCGCGCGCTTCGAACTGGGTGCGCAGGTACAGGGGTTCGACCGGGTACAGGGACGCATCGCGGCGGTGCGCACCAGCGCCGGCACCATCGAGGCCGACCGTTTCGTGCTGGCGCTGGGCAGCGGCAGCGTGGCGGTGGCCCGGATGGTGGGCGTGCACCTGCCCGTCTATCCGATCAAGGGCTACAGCATCACCCTCGACGCCCTGGCCGATGCACCCTGGGCGCCCCGCATGAACGTGACGCACGCGGGTCGCAAGGTCGTGTTCGCCCGCCTGGGCCAGCGCCTGCGCGTGGCCGGCATGGCAGAGCTGGTGGGCGACGACCGCCGCATCCACCCCGAACGCATCGACAGCCTGCGCGCCACGGTGCGCACCGTGCTGGGGCACGAAGCGCCCGCCGCATCGCTGCACCCCTGGACCGGCATGCGCCCCGCCACGCCCACGGGCCTGCCCATCGCCGGCCGCGCCGCCGAGGCCGACAACCTGTGGCTCAACACGGGGCACGGGGCACTGGGCTTCACCTTGGCGTTCGGTACCGCGGCCATCGTGGCCGAGCAGATGCTGCAGGCCTGCGCGCCCACCTGAGTCACGGCGGGGGGAGGCCGGCGCGCGTTCGCCGCCGTGCTCGGCTTGTCAGTCGCTCTCTGCCAGGCCGGCCGACGCCAGCGTCTGCGCCACCGCATCGCGCATGCAGCGCACCATGGTGTCCGCCAGCAGCGATGCGGGCCGGTTCACCATGCGCAGCGCCTTCACGGGCACCGCGATGCGCGGCGCGAGCGCCAGCACGTCCACCCGCGTGCGGTCGGCCGACGCCGCGGTGCACACATCCACCAGCGCCACGCCCAACCCGTGGTGCGCGAGCGCGAGCGCCGCGTGGTAGGTCTGCACCGTGAAGGCCGCCTGCAGGCCCACGTCGGCCTCGCGGCTGGCGTGGTTCACCATCGTGCCGAGCGGGTCGTTCGCCTCCAGGCGGATCACCGGCGTGTGGGCCAGATCGGCCAGGTGCACCACGCCGGCCTGCACCACGTCCGCACCCAGCGTGCCCTTGGGAGCGATGCACACCACGCGCCCTTCCGCCAGCGTCTCCTGCGCCAGCGAGGGGTGCACCAGCGCACTGAACACGAAGCCGATGTCGGCCTCCTGCAGCACCAGGGCCGAGACGATCTGCGGCGAGTGCAACGCATCGATGCGCACCACCACGTCCGGGTGCTGCGCACGGAAGGCCTGCAGCGCGCGCGGCATCACCTCGTGGCTCAGGGCCAGCACGCTCAGCACATGCAATTCGCCTTCGCGCTGCTGGCCGCGCAGGCTGTTGGCCAGGCGCTGCACGTCGTCGAGCTGGTTGAACAGCCGCTCGATGTGCGGGTACAGGGTCTGCGCCTCGCGCGTGGGCACGAGCCGCCCCTTCATGCGGTGGAACAGCGCGAAACCCAACTGCAGTTCGGCATGCGCGAGGATGCGGCTCACGGCCGGCTGGGTGACGTTGATGAGCCGCGCGGCGGCGCTCACGCTGCCGGTGAGCATCACCGCATTGAAGACTTCGATGTGGCGCAGGCGCATGGCAAAGGCAGGCTTTTTCGAAAGAAGCGAAGCCGACCATATTGCATCAAAAAGCATCAGCACCCGCTGTAAGCTGGACGCAATTGGAAACAAATGTCGCGGTGCGGTCATCCGGTACGGATAGGCTCGCCGTGGTACGTGACAACCCAAGGCCAAGGTGGCTCTGGGAGGCCTGCCGTCTTTCGATCCCGTCGGCGCGCCGCGTTGCCCATTCCTCTGGATTGCATCCAGCACCCCTCCCTCCGTTCAGAAAGAGACAAGGCATGGCAGATTCAAGTGGCAGCGCGTGGGTTGCCCGGTTCCCGACCAGTACCTCCACCAGCGATCTGATCGCCAGTTTCCGCACCAAGGTGGACACGTTCATCGCCGCGCTGGAAGCCGGGGGCGCCTCGGTCTCCATCTCCGCCACGCTGCGCCCGCCGGAGCGGGCCTACCTCATGCATCACGCCTGGCGCATCGCCCGCGAAAACGCGGACGCCGCCACGGTGCCCGCGATGGCGGGTGTGGACATCGAATGGGTCCACCGCGGTGCCACGGGCGCGGTCAATGCGGGCGCTGCCCGGGTCGCCGCCAACCAGATGGTGGCAGGCTATGGCATCGTGTATGCGCCCGCACTCACCTCGCGCCATTCCGAGGGCCGCGCCATCGACATGACGATCACCAACTATTCAGGGAAGGCCTTCAAAGATGCCACAGGCACCAGCACCACTGTCACCACCGCTGCGCAATTGCATGCCCTGGGCGCGACTTACGGGGTCTACAAGCTCACGTCCGACCCGCCGCACTGGTCCGATGATGGCCACTGAGCGCAACAGCACCCGCCGCCCCTTGAGCGGTACGGCAGGCCAGATGGCCGACGGCCGTTTTTTCAGCCGGTCCACGGCCTCGGTCCTTCTGGCGCTGGCGGGGCTGGTCCTCGGCGGCACCAGCGCGCAGGCCGACACCGCGCAGCCCGTGCCTTCGGCATCGCCCGTGTCATCGCGCGTGGGCCTTCTCGACGCCCGCCGGCCCGACGCACCCCGGCTGGTGCTGGGCCAGCCGCAGCCTGAAGGCGAGGCACTTCACTACCTTCGGTTGTCTCCGCCCATGGGCAAGACGCCGGAGTGCTGCGTTCAGGCGGGCGCGGCAGTACAGGACGCTTCCATCTTGCAATACCGCGGTGAAGACGCGGTCCCTGCGGATGAACGGGATGCGAAATTCCAGAAGGCGCCCGAAGAAGGCTTCGTGGGCCTGCTGCTGGCGAACAACGCCGTGGTCTCCCGCACCAATGCCCACCGCGTGGTGCTGCGATGGCCGGACCGCAAGGCCCGCGTGCGCGTGGA
This region of Acidovorax sp. GBBC 1281 genomic DNA includes:
- a CDS encoding LysR substrate-binding domain-containing protein, producing MRLRHIEVFNAVMLTGSVSAAARLINVTQPAVSRILAHAELQLGFALFHRMKGRLVPTREAQTLYPHIERLFNQLDDVQRLANSLRGQQREGELHVLSVLALSHEVMPRALQAFRAQHPDVVVRIDALHSPQIVSALVLQEADIGFVFSALVHPSLAQETLAEGRVVCIAPKGTLGADVVQAGVVHLADLAHTPVIRLEANDPLGTMVNHASREADVGLQAAFTVQTYHAALALAHHGLGVALVDVCTAASADRTRVDVLALAPRIAVPVKALRMVNRPASLLADTMVRCMRDAVAQTLASAGLAESD
- a CDS encoding D-amino acid dehydrogenase, translated to MDACVMGAGIVGLATAYALQRQGMRVTVIDQGPVGGGASGGNGAQLSYSYVQPLADPSLWAQLPKLLLSRESPLQVRLQRDPHQWRWALQFLAACNGATSRSTTAQLLALAARSRAGFEAMRAREALECDFSSTGKLVLYGTRDGLAAAERQMELQRAWGSEQASVSPQRCVELEPALAHHAPHIAGAIHTPSECAADCQKVCDGLHALLAQRGARFELGAQVQGFDRVQGRIAAVRTSAGTIEADRFVLALGSGSVAVARMVGVHLPVYPIKGYSITLDALADAPWAPRMNVTHAGRKVVFARLGQRLRVAGMAELVGDDRRIHPERIDSLRATVRTVLGHEAPAASLHPWTGMRPATPTGLPIAGRAAEADNLWLNTGHGALGFTLAFGTAAIVAEQMLQACAPT